One Sanguibacter sp. HDW7 DNA window includes the following coding sequences:
- a CDS encoding CrcB family protein — protein MIVLLFLLGGVGAAARFWVDGAIRARHPGPMPVATMSINVAGSLLIGVLLGLQLGGVLAPDGFAMLATGFCGGFTTFSTAMVEAVRLLQDGDVRRAWGSVALTLVLSVAAASLGVAVTAALA, from the coding sequence TGATCGTCCTCCTCTTCCTTCTCGGCGGCGTGGGCGCCGCGGCGCGCTTCTGGGTCGACGGCGCGATCCGCGCCCGGCACCCCGGCCCGATGCCCGTCGCGACGATGTCGATCAACGTCGCCGGTTCCCTGCTCATCGGGGTGCTGCTGGGCCTGCAGCTCGGCGGCGTGCTCGCCCCGGACGGCTTCGCGATGCTCGCGACGGGCTTCTGCGGCGGCTTCACGACGTTCTCGACGGCGATGGTCGAGGCCGTGCGGCTCCTGCAGGACGGCGACGTCCGACGCGCATGGGGGAGCGTCGCGCTCACGCTGGTGCTGTCGGTCGCGGCGGCGTCCCTCGGCGTCGCAGTGACGGCTGCGCTCGCCTGA
- a CDS encoding MerR family transcriptional regulator: protein MPEPLLSIGSFARAVGLSPTTLRHYDDVDLLAPAHVDGVSGYRFYDVAQVRTARMLAALRDASVPVETMRAVVDADDGAVGALLEELAARRTTSAAAEAAALRRLAGELAVPRRAVATVDGAHLAVALAAVAPLAGADELDAVQVVVGDGLVLLASDRVRLARWSLDATVRATSGGSSVVVTVPGPDVPALAGWARDRAKVTVTADEHGATFADGSHLAPVAADASGAAPDLAAVWEARRPRGLNRTWVAPEDGPSDARHVAVPLGDVEVLLDSALLDGALATVHGPAMLEADTNLEPVLVRSAATPQHGILLMPVVPEGLPPAGGRVLP from the coding sequence ATGCCGGAACCGCTCCTCTCGATCGGGTCGTTCGCGCGAGCCGTCGGGCTCTCCCCCACGACCCTGCGCCACTACGACGACGTCGACCTGCTCGCGCCCGCCCACGTCGACGGCGTGAGCGGCTACCGGTTCTACGACGTCGCCCAGGTGCGTACGGCGCGGATGCTCGCAGCGCTCCGCGACGCGTCCGTCCCCGTCGAGACCATGCGTGCCGTCGTCGACGCCGACGACGGCGCTGTGGGCGCGCTTCTCGAAGAGCTTGCCGCCCGTCGGACGACGTCCGCGGCGGCCGAGGCGGCGGCTCTGCGCCGGCTCGCCGGTGAGCTCGCCGTCCCGCGACGCGCCGTCGCCACCGTCGACGGCGCGCACCTCGCGGTCGCGCTCGCGGCGGTCGCCCCACTGGCAGGGGCGGACGAGCTCGACGCGGTTCAGGTCGTCGTCGGCGACGGTCTCGTGCTGCTCGCGTCGGACCGCGTGCGGCTCGCGCGGTGGTCGCTCGACGCGACCGTGCGGGCCACGTCGGGCGGGAGTAGCGTCGTCGTGACGGTCCCGGGCCCGGACGTCCCGGCGCTCGCGGGCTGGGCCCGCGACCGCGCCAAGGTCACGGTGACGGCCGACGAGCACGGCGCGACGTTCGCCGACGGCTCGCACCTCGCCCCGGTCGCGGCGGACGCCTCGGGCGCAGCCCCGGATCTCGCCGCGGTCTGGGAGGCGCGCCGCCCGCGCGGGCTGAACCGCACATGGGTCGCTCCCGAGGACGGGCCGTCCGACGCCCGCCACGTCGCCGTCCCGCTCGGCGACGTCGAGGTCCTTCTCGACAGCGCGCTGCTCGACGGGGCGCTCGCGACCGTGCACGGCCCTGCCATGCTCGAGGCCGACACGAACCTCGAACCCGTGCTCGTCCGCTCGGCCGCCACCCCGCAGCACGGGATCCTTCTCATGCCCGTCGTCCCGGAAGGTCTGCCGCCCGCAGGCGGCCGAGTGCTGCCGTGA
- a CDS encoding MFS transporter encodes MSRRETVWVAVFLLTSLGSAVLGVGLAWTAASAGPQVAGIVGALPAVVSGVLLLLGGALVDRVDPRRAVLGSAGALAVLCLGTAMLPVGVASGPTVLVVLAVLLGVHAAVSSPATVTFSRLLSTDASFPRLLAAEQVAGQTALVGGRALGGIVVGAGGLALAAAVPAVAAIVCVLVVLLVLTGVARPPRSTDAPRERVTLAMIGAGARAIVVDPVLRPFVLLTAVVAGTIIPAVGVGLPLLLVERRADVAALGLLGAAVAGGVAAVALVVAVRGRWRTTWLVVVGGAVVAGCGAVVLALAPSDAARLAGAVVIGVGQGLFATHGAPLVRRVPVEVFGRVQATQGAMQSLAIAAGSAGIAAAASAWGAGPSLAVAGAVVVLAGLAAALGGFRPTEPDAAAPLPSEPDAAAPLPS; translated from the coding sequence GTGAGCCGCCGCGAGACCGTGTGGGTCGCCGTCTTCCTGCTCACGTCCCTCGGCTCGGCGGTGCTCGGCGTCGGGCTGGCCTGGACCGCCGCGTCGGCGGGACCGCAGGTCGCAGGGATCGTCGGGGCGCTGCCGGCGGTCGTCTCGGGCGTGCTGCTGCTCCTGGGCGGGGCGCTCGTCGACCGCGTCGACCCCCGACGCGCCGTGCTTGGCTCGGCGGGTGCGCTCGCGGTGCTGTGCCTCGGCACCGCGATGCTGCCCGTCGGCGTCGCCTCCGGTCCGACGGTCCTCGTCGTGCTGGCCGTGCTGCTCGGTGTGCACGCCGCTGTCAGCTCGCCCGCAACCGTGACGTTCTCGCGACTGCTGTCGACCGACGCGAGCTTCCCGCGGCTGCTCGCCGCCGAGCAGGTCGCCGGCCAGACGGCTCTCGTCGGAGGGCGTGCGCTCGGCGGGATCGTCGTCGGGGCGGGTGGGCTCGCTCTCGCGGCCGCGGTCCCGGCCGTCGCCGCGATCGTGTGCGTGCTCGTCGTCCTGCTCGTGCTCACGGGAGTCGCCCGCCCGCCACGGTCGACGGACGCGCCGCGCGAGCGCGTGACGCTCGCGATGATCGGTGCCGGTGCTCGCGCGATCGTCGTCGACCCGGTCCTGCGTCCGTTCGTGCTGCTCACGGCGGTCGTCGCGGGGACGATCATCCCCGCGGTGGGTGTCGGCCTGCCGCTGCTGCTCGTCGAACGTCGTGCGGACGTCGCCGCGCTCGGCCTGCTGGGTGCCGCGGTCGCGGGCGGTGTCGCGGCGGTCGCGCTCGTCGTCGCCGTCCGGGGCCGGTGGCGTACGACGTGGCTCGTCGTCGTCGGCGGTGCCGTGGTCGCGGGGTGCGGGGCGGTCGTGCTGGCCCTCGCACCGTCGGACGCGGCGCGGCTCGCGGGTGCGGTCGTCATCGGTGTCGGGCAGGGGCTGTTCGCGACGCACGGCGCGCCGCTCGTGCGGCGCGTGCCCGTCGAGGTGTTCGGGCGGGTGCAGGCGACGCAGGGGGCGATGCAGTCGCTCGCGATCGCGGCGGGCTCCGCGGGGATCGCGGCGGCGGCGTCCGCGTGGGGCGCGGGTCCGAGCCTCGCGGTCGCGGGAGCCGTCGTCGTCCTGGCGGGGCTGGCCGCGGCGCTCGGCGGCTTCCGCCCGACGGAGCCCGACGCGGCCGCGCCCCTCCCGTCGGAGCCTGACGCTGCCGCGCCCCTCCCGTCTTGA
- a CDS encoding ATP-binding protein: MTVVLVCGVAGAGKSTHARGLEADGFARLSFDEVAWDAGFRDHPLPDEAARSIHERLRVRMLELVADGRDVVVDTSFWSRASRDRYRAWLAEVGVVPVVHHVVAPREVVLARLAARGGTGPHDVVVPPALADRYLAGFEPPTPDEGPVVPVPTA; the protein is encoded by the coding sequence ATGACGGTCGTGCTGGTGTGCGGGGTGGCCGGGGCCGGGAAGTCGACGCACGCGCGGGGCCTCGAGGCCGACGGCTTCGCCAGGCTGTCCTTCGACGAGGTCGCGTGGGACGCGGGGTTCCGTGACCATCCGCTGCCCGACGAGGCCGCGCGCTCGATCCATGAGCGGCTCCGCGTGCGGATGCTCGAGCTCGTCGCCGACGGGAGGGATGTCGTCGTCGACACGTCGTTCTGGTCGCGGGCGTCGCGCGACCGCTACCGTGCGTGGCTCGCGGAGGTCGGGGTCGTGCCCGTCGTCCATCACGTCGTCGCCCCGCGCGAGGTCGTGCTTGCGCGGCTCGCCGCGCGTGGCGGCACGGGGCCGCACGACGTCGTCGTCCCGCCGGCGCTCGCGGATCGCTACCTCGCAGGCTTCGAGCCGCCGACGCCCGACGAGGGGCCCGTCGTGCCTGTCCCCACGGCCTGA